A region from the Pelobates fuscus isolate aPelFus1 chromosome 1, aPelFus1.pri, whole genome shotgun sequence genome encodes:
- the LOC134585883 gene encoding olfactory receptor 8U3-like, with the protein MENISLISINVFLVGIQEMETFKYLYFVIILGIYISNMLFCSLLMCIIRTEPSLHEPMYIFIFNLISNGMFGSTAFLPKLMIDLLSGSKTISIHSCLVQAFCIQCSACTEILTFTVMAYDRYLAVCYPLRYPTLMTNGKALRCAAVTWIVSFTYEAVVVILTARLTLCGTNINNVYCETLSLLKLSCGDTTVNNIFGTVTTLFLIIVSEMIVIYCYIQTFTVCLKISKDECQKAIHTLVTHLIAFSLFMGAVIFISFRHRLNIGALSNNLHLVLGVVGLTISITINPIIYGIRTVALRSKMINFLNLKNIYVKDQAH; encoded by the coding sequence ATGGAAAATATTTCCTTGATAAGTATCAATGTTTTTCTTGTTGGAATTCAGGAAATGGAGACatttaaatatctatattttGTGATAATTTTGGGGATTTATATCTCTAATATGTTGTTTTGCTCTCTCCTTATGTGTATTATCAGAACTGAGCCGAGTCTCCATGAAccaatgtatatttttatctttaatcTGATCAGTAACGGGATGTTTGGGAGCACAGCTTTTCTCCCCAAGTTAATGATTGATTTGCTTTCTGGATCCAAGACCATTTCGATCCACAGCTGCCTTGTCCAAGCATTTTGCATACAATGCTCCGCTTGCACTGAAATCTTGACGTTTACTGTTATGGCTTATGACAGATATTTAGCTGTTTGTTACCCTTTGAGATATCCAACTCTAATGACAAATGGAAAAGCTCTGAGATGCGCAGCTGTGACATGGATTGTGTCCTTCACATATGAAGCGGTGGTTGTGATATTGACTGCAAGACTCACTTTATGTGGAACAAACATCAACAATGTCTATTGTGAAACACTGTCTCTCCTCAAACTGTCCTGTGGTGATACAACTGTAAATAATATATTTGGAACTGTTACTACTCTTTTTCTTATAATTGTATCTGAAATGATAGTAATTTATTGTTACATTCAAACATTTACTGTCTGCCTGAAGATCTCCAAAGACGAATGTCAGAAAGCCATCCACACACTGGTGACTCATCTCATTGCATTTTCCTTATTTATGGGTGCagtcatttttatttcatttcgtCACAGACTTAACATTGGTGCTTTGTCCAACAATTTACACCTTGTTCTGGGAGTAGTTGGACTCACAATATCTATTACTATAAACCCAATCATATATGGAATACGGACAGTAGCTCTCAGAAGCAAGATGATTAATTTTCtcaatttgaaaaatatatatgtcaAGGACCAAGCACACTGA